ACTGTTACCAAAATTACTCCTATTGAACTTGGAGAGCTTTGGCCCTTGTTGATCTGGCCGCTCATAATAGATTAACTCTCCACAATCGGTATTCTGAAACACAAACCAATGCAGCAACATTAAAAAGATGAAACTattcaaaatgaagaaaagaggcTCTCTCTTTGGGTAGAATTCATGCTGAAATATCAATTTCAAATATGATACTGAACTCTACCATTAGATacctcgtcaccttccaggcaaagtatcacaagcgccatgcgacgtttaaaaatttccgccgccattttatttttttacagagaaattgttcaacgaagttgtccgaaaatttcactgaattttctttgtgctgccgataaaatttagtgaaatttccaaacagattcaaccaacaatttctcagaaaagaaataaaatggcagcggaaatttttaaacgtcgcatggcgcttgtgatactttgcctggaaggtgacgacctGCTCTTAAGAATATTTGGCCAAAACTTCAAACCATAATATGCACTAGTACtattatcatacttttttttacataaatcatttttaaaactggCAGTAGCACTGGCAAACTTCGTATTTGTCTGAAATTCACAAAATCGGTACATTAGTTCTCTAACTCTGACCTCCTCNNNNNNNNNNNNNNNNNNNNNNNNNNNNNNNNNNNNNNNNNNNNNNNNNNNNNNNNNNNNNNNNNNNNNNNNNNNNNNNNNNNNNNNNNNNNNNNNNNNNNNNNNNNNNNNNNNNNNNNNNNNNNNNNNNNNNNNNNNNNNNNNNNNNNNNNNNNNNNNNNNNNNNNNNNNNNNNNNNNNNNNNNNNNNNNNNNNNNNNNNNNNNNNNNNNNNNNNNNNNNNNNNNNNNNNNNNNNNNNNNNNNNNNNNNNNNNNNNNNNNNNNNNNNNNNNNNNNNNNNNNNNNNNNNNNNNNNNNNNNNNNNNNNNNNNNNNNNNNNNNNNNNNNNNNNNNNNNNNNNNNNNNNNNNNNNNNNNNNNNNNNNNNNNNNNNNNNNNNNNNNNNNNNNNNNNNNNNNNNNNNNNNNNNNNNNNNNNNNNNNNNNNNNNNNNNNNNNNNNNNNNNNNNNNNNNNNNNNNNNNNNNNNNNNNNNNNNNNNNNNNNNNNNNNNNNNNNNNNNNGGCATTCTGTTCCAGTTCTTATTTCATTGCTAGTTTTCCTTCTGTTTTGATATCGAGAATGGGTGAATTAGCTCCTTGAATCCAGCCATCTCAAGATTCCATCATAAGCTAAGAGGATAACCGTTGAGACTCAGATAGTGTTGATGGTCAGGTTCACACAAATTCTTCTTTATTGGCTTCTTTGTTGTTCTGTGTCTTTTTTCCATgtatattttcgatttttttcatcatatGACTTCCCTGGAAGTATTCTTATATAGATATGTATAGCTGATGTATATCTgtttgatattatttttaatcaagATTGATTTTACTGAGGCAGTCTTGCCTTTtataattctttgaaacttcATTTCCTTGTTATCTATTGCCTTGACATCATGTCAAGATAAATGTATCTTTTTGTTGTAATAAGAAGCAAAATTCTTTCATGCTTTGTTCAGCACTATCATGTATATTCCTTTTCAATGGAATCTATGTTAATTCATTTTACTGGGAATACTCCAGTATTTGAACAGAAAAATGCTCAGTATTGCACTGTTTGGTTTGAGCTTACTTACTGAATAGTTTCTTCAAAACATGCAAAAGGATTAGTAGCCTTAGGCACGATATAGTGATACAAGTGTACAATAAAGATCCTGTGCTTTGATTTTCGTCACCACAACAAGAAGAGGCGTATTTAGGCAAGTTCTCATTTGTATGATGAATCAACTGATAACTATCATGagttagaaaaagaaacagcATTTGATGAGGGCTCATTTGCTAAAATGTCTAAATATGTACTCACTTGTcctaatttcaaagaattttttttcttgaaatagggAAACAAAATTCACCTAGAATATGTGCGGTTGGTGTTTTGTGAATACATATTTATCAAAGAAGCTACAAAATCTTTCTGATCAAAACAGGAGCGGCAAAAATCAGCATCTTCAGGGTCTGCTACAGGACTTTTTTGAGTGCGCTGTATATGCTCTTAAAGACCAAAAGGACTCATGGCAAGAATGACATAAAAATTTACTGCAAGCGTGAGTTTTTAAGTGCTCTTCATACAGATTCCTACATCGAAACGAAAGGGGGCAGGATTTACAGGAATATGTGTCCCAAAAATGATATTTTACGTGCTTTAGACAGGATTTAACAGTCTCAAAAGAAGTTCCACAGCGTTTACAGGTCAGGAAATCAAGTGAAATCCATTTATTTGCTTCTGCCACGCTCAAACGCTGAGGAATATTCTCTCTTGCTAAAAGCTCATTTATGATTCCCTGCCTGCTTTTTCGTTTGGGATTAAATGGCCTGTCTCTATGATcagaaaagtcagagaaaaagcAGATCAAAGTTGGCTCTGAATCTTGTTTGCAAACAAGAGCACTTTTACGACGTGATAGAGATGTAGAAGAAGGAACAGGAGGGGTAGCATTGGGATTAAGTTCAGTTTTAGGATCCCGTTGGGGTTTGCATGCTGCAGTGCGGTCATCGTTTATGATGGACAAAGACTCACTGGCAGTTAGGGTTGAGCCAAGAAAATGGTTTACTGTAGATGCAAGTCGAGGTTCATATAAAGGATCTCTCGTAAGATAAGTTGTGGATGAAGTATTACTCGCAGACGAGGTAAAATTGAGAGTTTGTTTAGTTGTTAAGTCAGACTGAGGACTGcatgaaaaatcattttcatcctttgataaaaaagatGAATTACTGGATTCAGGCCAGCAAAGAGCTTGCTTAGAATCAGTATAAGGCAGAGAAGAGGATGTATTGTTAGTTTGGGGCAGTGTGCAATTTAACTCTGGATCATATGAATGTATTTTATCACAAGATCTAGAGGAGGAAAGACTGGATTCTGATTCTACACTTGCGTCACAGTTCAATGAGAAATTGGATTTTTGAGAAAGAGTACAGTTTGTAGACATCTGTGGAGAGGTGGGCTCTGAGGAGACAGGGTAACTGGAAATTGGTTCTGGAAGAATATTAGAAATTCCTTTTGttagtttactttttgcagtgaGGGCACAATTACTTGATGATGACACTGAAAAGAGTTTTGAGGAGGGAAAAGAGTTGCCAGAGACTGATTTTCGAAGAATTCTGGGGGTAGTTTTGGCGATTTCAGATTTTCTAGGATGTGTTaagtttctgatttttttttccatttctaatttttcattgaaggatACAGAGTTGCTGCATGGTTTAAGACTGGTATTAGGATgcatttcaagagaaatttcattttgaggtGAAAATTGGACATCACTTGAGATACGCTGGAAATCTGCGAGGGGTATTACAatgcgagatttttttttaagttctcttCCTTGATAACTTTCGAAATAGTGATAGTATAATTTTTGCCAAACACCTTTCTCCATGTTTGGAATTGCATTAATAACAAATTTTTCTAGTTCTCTGGGGACTTTTGTGTGctcttcataattttccttgatgGTCGATGGAGGCTGGTCCCAATCCTTGGTATTTGTGTgcgacaaggaaaaatttgatgcGTCACAACTGCGATTCATTTTATTGCCAATGTCATGGTGGACGAATTTGTTTCCATCCTCCACCGATTCACTTTTCATGAGAGAAATTTTATTAGAAACTGCAGACGCCTCAAAATGCAGGGAGCAAGGATTAACATTTTCAGAAATGACAGCTTGAGATACAGGAACATCCTCAAAGTGAGAGGTAGAACATTCATCAGAGTTTTCTTGTGGGTGACACTCAGTCTTTACTTCACTTCCTGTCCCAGCAAAACTATTTTCAGAGGATAGTGAGTAAAAAGGGCTATTTTCTTGGGTGAAAACAACCTCCTCCTTTACAATAATACTTTCTTGTGCAATTGAATATTCCTGTGGTGATTCTGCCCAGGGATTCAATTTGTCACTAAAATGTGCATGTGTTTCAAAATTGGTACCTGCATGCTGCAAATTGGATTTAAAGGCATCAAGGTTTGCTGGGCTAGTGACACTTGTAACTTCAATACTTGGAGTTTCTATGTCTTCTGCCTCTTGCTTGATATGGTCAGCTCctaaaaaagagtaaaaataaagGGAAGAATAAGCACTTTCTTTCGGGAGTCTTCTGTAGGTACACAGTGTGCTTGTGATATATGTAGTTAAATGCTGTGAAAAGAATAATAACAGACACCTCCACACATACTAGAATGCAGGGAGACCCTGAGTCacaaggaatttttttcttgtttttttttcaggtttaatTCTGCCATTTGGCTTCCAACTTTGTATCCTCTCTGAAGATAAGGCTCCCTTTGATactctcttttgtttttttcctccaaaattttttctaaCATACTTTTTACTGGGGGCCCAGTCTTCAATTCAAATTgtattacaaaaaattcaatttttttgtcactttccGGATTTTGAGTCATAGAACCAGCTTGAAATCCTTGGAAGGCCTCGGATAATCCCTGCACATTTTAGATTcaaaactggactacattttgcaatttggaactataaaataGCCccgtttaaaaacgacgtaagtgccattagtttccgtatgcacatatgtgtttttccagaattaccagaatttatagttccaaattgcaaaattcagtccaactAATCTATTGTTGAGGGAAATTTTCTGTAATATATGGTCCATGATACATACAGACCTCTAGCGGAGTGAGGAGGGGAGGAGGAAAAAGCGAGAGGCGCCAGAGGAGTTCTATTGGAATCCAAgcttgagggggagggggctgggaAAGTTTTTGCAAGGGGCCCAGTGGTATTTTCTTACGCCACCATGTGAGAAGTTTCTTCAAAAGCTGTTCATTGGGTTTCTTCTTGAAACACTCTTGTTCTTCGAAATGGCTGAGGTAATTTGTGCTTCATGAGAGAAACTATAGTATTCAGGGGAGCAATTGAACGACTAACTCACAGCCTCATTAGAAGTCCTCTAAAAgtgatcttcatttttttacatttgtttaGAGTTCTCATTAAAAACAGttcttttttcctattttttaatttcattaattgtgAATTGATTAGCACAGAAAATAGGTTTCCTCCATAAAAGTAGTTGCAAATAAATTCACTTAAAACCCATGTAAACATTGGGTAGAACCTGAAAGCTACATTTATTtgcaaaaatgagcaaaaaccTAGATTGAATTTTAACTCTCATCCTTTCTGTGCTTAAAACCATTTAACTGATCCTAAAATGATATACTGAGTACTGAGCCTTGATCTCAACATTAAGTAGCCGAATCAATTGCCTGCCTACAGGCGATTTTTTTGAGGCTCTATACTTCTTCCTTCAGATTTTAAGGTaagtttctttcaaattttgcacaCAATTCTTTTTGAAACAGTCTTTAACTGAATGCTCAAGGTAAATTTAAGTGATAGACTCCACAACTGATTTTTGGAGGCTTCTGTAACTTAAATAAGTATATCACAAAACCCTTAAAACTGGTGCAGTTTTTCAAATCTCcacttttgttttattttttcaaagaagaccaaactaacatcatggcttgaaatttatgcagaattctTCGCGCTGAATCATCAAGGTTTTTAAGAAGTGTCTTGAGGTATGACAGGCAGCCTTCAAGGCTGTCAACTGAAATAcgcgtttctgcagtttcaaTGTCGATAAATAATTACTTTCTTACATTGTGTtaacaatttcaaatttataaAGAAACCCTGCCATTAAAAGGAGCCGTTAGGGgctgttcaagtattacgtaagccGTTTTTACACCAATCCAAAAAAGATGacgtttttcttctgttttcctttgattttcgacttttggCCCCTTAAAATGtccctccttccacatttttaGGGCTTTTCCACATGTTCACACGCCCGCCCAAGCGCGTGatcgggcattttctgcacccctggcttGGGCTGGACTCCCTTTCCCTTGTAAGACCCCACTAGACAAGCTCAGACCCTTCCCGAGTGGACAGCATACTGGAGCAGCCTAAGtaatgaaagataaaaaaatatccGAAGATCAATCATACCTACCTATAGGCAAAATGAAAGAGGGGCTCTCTTCAGCTTCTTGTTCTTCTGGGATGAATTCCTCTTTTATTTTGATCCCTTCGATCACAGCATCCCCCATGGCAGAATTTGGCTTGGTTTTCACCAGCGTGTTGTCTTCACCATCTAAAGATTGCTCATACGAAGAGCCTTGCATTGTACCATTAGCAATAGAACTGCTTGCTTCAGAGTCTTGCTCTTGTCTTCTCACTTGCTCCATTTTCATTTCCACTATGTTCTAGGAGAAGGTGAAACAAATACAAATCAAATAAGAGTCTTGAGGAAAATCAGTGATCGGTGCATGCAGAAACAGTAGATACTTTTGATAGAACAGTTAAAACAATGTTCACACTGTTGGCATACTTTCAAATATATTAACAAAGATTACTCCTCGCCCCTAAGGAAGAGGGGAGTAAAAAATGGTTGAAGAGGAATTGAATCATCTATGTTTCATCCTGGTCAAGATTCAAGAAAAGTTTGTTCCTTCATCTCTCATCAACAGCACGTTCAACCGTAGCTAAAAACACGATTGTTTTAAAAGGGTGATTCACCCTTTCGTTTTCTAATACTCCTGTAGTTTAATCTTAAAATCAATTCATAATCAAAATACAAATTGAATTACTTGGTTAAAAAAGGACGGAAGGTAAGTTCCTAGAAGTTTCCACAATCGCTGATGAAATAGACATTtgttctgagaaaaaaatgtggaacaGTTTTCTTGGCCTTaacttacttaaaattttagttaagttCTGGAAAATTGGCGGGCacagggaaaaaaccaagattgTTTTCGAAGTCAgtactaaaaattacctactgaTAAATCATATGTAAGTACGCTCCCAGCATTTATATTCTGGTAGACTTGCATAATATCAACAATGAACAGTCCATTTGAAAATAAGGAGTTTATGCCCACTAACTAGCTTTACTTGGAGATAATCGTTCAGGTGATTTAGTAGACCCCATATTTTGTCACAACGACACACGATACATCACATTGATCTGCTCAATGTTTTTACTCACTTGTCATTTTCATCTAATTTAGAGATCGAATTCCTGTTTTCATGAGACTAAAGCATTCACTTTTGGCATttcacaaacaaattcaaagtaaTGAAGACagtatttttgagaggaaatgtATTCCATTCGAGTACAGTTCCCAGCACGAGCACCTGAAGACATGGAACTAATCGATACAATGTATTGCGAGTagctctgacacaaaatttggcgtccatcaaatcattTTGAAAGGTCACTTTTGATGTTCTTCATTAAGAAAGACGTAAAGATTCAAGTTTCCACTGGGTCTGAACTTTGTAAACACCATAAGTCGCCTTTTTCTGACGAGGGCCACCACACTCAGAAGTGgtccaaattgaaattttcagatgaataAGTAGAAAAATTGTACACTTACTGTAAAATGATTTCCACGTTGAAAGTAGAGTATTTTGGAGCATGAAGAGATTATAAACGACACATCACTAACTTCGTCGTGTTACTTAGGTGGGAGAGAGGATGTGTTCATGCTCCCAGTCCCAAATGGTAGAGCTCAAATTATTCGGCTGAAGAAATGGATGGCGCGCAACTTTGGAGATGGATCATTGCAAGAATTGTCCATGGAGGACAATGAAAACCAAAGAGATGACTGAAAGCTAAAGTGGCAAATCAAAATCTTGATGGGAATTGGGTAATAGTGGCTAACCTCAAAATGAACCCGGtaaacataataataataatatgatgtgaatcacgtagaccgtgcatccgGCTCGGTTTTGAACGGGCGAAGCGTGACAAGTTTCTCGGATCACCATGAtgggcgggaggggagggggagagagcgtgtgtcccaagcactcAAAGAGATTGCAGAGAAGCAATGGAGAATCCATTCGCGCGCTCGGTTTTTCGCTAGTAACTCGTTTAtagtccattttcagacaaaattcctaaagataaaaattgccgtaacacaggatgcacggtctaccGTCTACGTGATTGCATGTCTTAGACGTTAACGTatgtcaaaatccaaaaaattcaacCCACAACGCATTATTGTTCTCATTTTCTGCTATTAATTTTAATCAGAATTTATTTCGTTGCTAGTTCGATTAATATACATTACGTTattgaaaatgtttgtttcacaaaagaaagaagaaaaacgggaTAAAAAACACTAATGCGGCGTgaacaattttcaaggacaattctataatttctcctacgattttaaatagattaaaaacgcgtaatatccaaaatctaagctcagattcggattcctcgtgaaaaactgatgcgattaCATGCATCacatgttagaatagcgtgaaggaaagaggtttagtGACGtataaaaacactaatgtgtgatcaattttcaaggacaattctgtaatttctcttacgattttaaatagattaaaacgcgtaatatccaaaatctaagctcagattcggattcctcgtgaaaaactgatgcgatttcatgtatcatatgttagaatagcgtgaaggaaaaaggttt
This window of the Bemisia tabaci chromosome 3, PGI_BMITA_v3 genome carries:
- the LOC140224249 gene encoding uncharacterized protein isoform X1; amino-acid sequence: MKMEQVRRQEQDSEASSSIANGTMQGSSYEQSLDGEDNTLVKTKPNSAMGDAVIEGIKIKEEFIPEEQEAEESPSFILPIGADHIKQEAEDIETPSIEVTSVTSPANLDAFKSNLQHAGTNFETHAHFSDKLNPWAESPQEYSIAQESIIVKEEVVFTQENSPFYSLSSENSFAGTGSEVKTECHPQENSDECSTSHFEDVPVSQAVISENVNPCSLHFEASAVSNKISLMKSESVEDGNKFVHHDIGNKMNRSCDASNFSLSHTNTKDWDQPPSTIKENYEEHTKVPRELEKFVINAIPNMEKGVWQKLYYHYFESYQGRELKKKSRIVIPLADFQRISSDVQFSPQNEISLEMHPNTSLKPCSNSVSFNEKLEMEKKIRNLTHPRKSEIAKTTPRILRKSVSGNSFPSSKLFSVSSSSNCALTAKSKLTKGISNILPEPISSYPVSSEPTSPQMSTNCTLSQKSNFSLNCDASVESESSLSSSRSCDKIHSYDPELNCTLPQTNNTSSSLPYTDSKQALCWPESSNSSFLSKDENDFSCSPQSDLTTKQTLNFTSSASNTSSTTYLTRDPLYEPRLASTVNHFLGSTLTASESLSIINDDRTAACKPQRDPKTELNPNATPPVPSSTSLSRRKSALVCKQDSEPTLICFFSDFSDHRDRPFNPKRKSRQGIINELLARENIPQRLSVAEANKWISLDFLTCKRCGTSFETVKSCLKHVKYHFWDTYSCKSCPLSFRCRNLYEEHLKTHACSKFLCHSCHESFWSLRAYTAHSKKSCSRP
- the LOC140224249 gene encoding uncharacterized protein isoform X2, whose product is MKMEQVRRQEQDSEASSSIANGTMQGSSYEQSLDGEDNTLVKTKPNSAMGDAVIEGIKIKEEFIPEEQEAEESPSFILPIGADHIKQEAEDIETPSIEVTSVTSPANLDAFKSNLQHAAYDGILRWLDSRS